One window from the genome of Aptenodytes patagonicus chromosome 4, bAptPat1.pri.cur, whole genome shotgun sequence encodes:
- the LOC143159262 gene encoding E3 ubiquitin-protein ligase RNF4-like, which yields MSTAQRKRRGGAVNSRRVRKRNRLMASTAEMASEAEPIELEESAGEEVVDLTCESSDPVVVDLTHNDSVVIVEENQRQGRNLRLRSQRQSDSCVLSSDDEDETRDNDVYVTDKVSRELGPLEDETASSKPSGTVSCPICMDGYSEIVQSGRLIVSTKCGHVFCSQCLRDSLRNANSCPTCRKKLTHRQYHPIYI from the exons ATGAGCACA GCTCAACGCAAGCGCCGTGGAGGAGCAGTTAATTCTAGGCGAGTTCGGAAACGAAACAGGCTGATGGCTTCTACCGCAGAAATGGCTTCAGAAGCAGAGCCAATAGAACTTGAAGAAAGTG CTGGTGAAGAAGTAGTAGATCTCACGTGTGAATCTTCTGATCCTGTAGTCGTTGATCTAACTCACAATGATTCTGTTGTG ATTGTTGAAG AGAACCAACGACAAGGGAGAAATCTCAGATTAAGAAGCCAGCGACAGTCGGACAGCTGTGTACTGAGTAGCGATGATGAAGATGAAACAAGAGACAATGATGTGTATGTGACAGATAAAGTATCTCGAGAATTGGGACCACTGGAAGATGAAACTGCAAGTTCAAA GCCGTCTGGTACCGTTAGCTGCCCGATTTGCATGGATGGCTACTCAGAG attgTGCAAAGTGGACGACTGATTGTGTCAACCAAATGCGGCCACGTCTTCTGCAGCCAGTGCCTCCGTGATTCCCTTAGGAATGCCAACTCTTGCCCAACCTGCAGGAAGAAACTCACTCACAGACAATATCATCCCATTTATATATGA
- the LOC143159941 gene encoding E3 ubiquitin-protein ligase RNF4-like, whose protein sequence is MSTAQRKRRGGAVNSRRVRKRNRLMASTAEMASEAEPIELEESAGEEVVDLTCESSDPVVVDLTHNDSVVVSSEWHAYLNPVVKLVLPSGTVSCPICMDGYSEIVQSGRLIVSTKCGHVFCSQCLRDSLRNANSCPTCRKKLTHRQYHPIYI, encoded by the exons ATGAGCACA GCTCAACGCAAGCGCCGTGGAGGAGCAGTTAATTCTAGGCGAGTTCGGAAACGAAACAGGCTGATGGCTTCTACCGCAGAAATGGCTTCAGAAGCAGAGCCAATAGAACTTGAAGAAAGTG CTGGTGAAGAAGTAGTAGATCTCACGTGTGAATCTTCTGATCCTGTAGTCGTTGATCTAACTCACAATGATTCTGTTGTGGTAAGTAGTGAATGGCATGCTTATCTAAATCCTGTGGTCAAATTAGTTTT GCCGTCTGGTACCGTTAGCTGCCCGATTTGCATGGATGGCTACTCAGAG attgTGCAAAGTGGACGACTGATTGTGTCAACCAAATGCGGCCACGTCTTCTGCAGCCAGTGCCTCCGTGATTCCCTTAGGAATGCCAACTCTTGCCCAACCTGCAGGAAGAAACTCACTCACAGACAATATCATCCCATTTATATATGA